One Eremothecium cymbalariae DBVPG#7215 chromosome 2, complete sequence DNA window includes the following coding sequences:
- the ART5 gene encoding Art5p (similar to Ashbya gossypii AFR581C), translating to MFSLGKSSSKQPVYFDVRVTSNYQDIVLIEGSHFGAGSVLLSGHLVFSITETVSVKAIILKLIGRYKLEFLQIGQHKSNNVVSLVKKEQVIFECVWDNLLTCGDGVVLDTASAKTAGGSRGGNSSSSSSRNNGYGDEIADSDHAERARMTLRPSRSNHVVTTRSSVSETRKILMRSKSSPILRLPEDGITGTPYEQDSVPRGASFVLPKGNYELPFRVVLPDDISETVEGLQSGSVFYRFESHIERGGFKTAFSNYKYLRIFRTLSADNLAIQEEVCVGKSWPDRLQYEVSIPSRAIPIGGSTPIHIKLYPFQKGYRLHNITISLSQYYAFQDASGSLYYDEKSVVEKSITDFGNINGCHPEHGNLLNDSISILSVLQLPDDLKQITQNCDIGEKLIRVRHKLQIHIILKKSLWEKINTSAPLKNVAASASSTTSSAGTPDTTTTTTNDGPHDRTTEIKASIPVILFISPHVPIKGRMIMLDNSGKFHIRSGVLTDLFHLQPIINPLQSSVLSSDPSSCILLPACQDVPPAYHSHIHDPLYTENVLFSAAPAPQSSSIPSHRSEHYPAQTSAPPPCSSPPSSSPSRINFTLPQPTSSQTMQCLQSLQALSLDDISRVPAYHSHENSAPLHYPAPEYRGNVPLASASPPPNIPSSPSRACDPHTCDTAHTRPIG from the coding sequence ATGTTTTCATTGGGAAAGTCGTCGTCTAAACAGCCTGTTTACTTTGATGTTAGGGTTACGAGTAACTACCAGGACATTGTGTTGATTGAGGGGTCGCATTTCGGGGCAGGATCTGTTCTTTTGAGTGGGCATCTGGTATTTTCTATAACTGAGACTGTTTCAGTGAAGGCAATTATTCTGAAGCTTATTGGGCGTTACAAATTAGAGTTTTTACAGATAGGACAACATAAGAGTAACAATGTAGTTAGCTTGGTGAAGAAGGAGCAggttatttttgaatgTGTGTGGGATAATTTGTTAACATGTGGGGACGGAGTTGTCTTGGATACAGCTTCAGCCAAGACTGCTGGTGGGAGTAGGGGCGGtaacagcagcagcagtagtaGTAGGAATAATGGGTATGGCGATGAGATTGCCGATTCCGATCATGCAGAAAGAGCAAGAATGACTTTGAGACCATCTCGATCGAACCATGTAGTCACTACCCGAAGTTCGGTATCAGAGACAaggaaaatattgatgCGTTCTAAATCTTCGCCCATATTAAGGCTTCCTGAGGATGGTATTACCGGTACACCCTACGAACAAGATTCCGTACCCCGAGGGGCATCCTTTGTGCTACCCAAGGGTAATTATGAGCTTCCATTTAGAGTTGTCTTACCAGATGACATCTCTGAGACGGTAGAAGGTCTTCAGAGTGGTTCTGTGTTCTATCGTTTTGAATCACATATTGAAAGAGGTGGGTTTAAGACTGCTTTCTCTAATTACAAGTATCTCCGTATCTTCAGAACCCTATCCGCTGACAACTTAGCAATTCAAGAGGAAGTATGTGTTGGCAAAAGCTGGCCTGATAGGCTCCAGTACGAAGTATCCATTCCCAGCCGCGCTATCCCAATTGGTGGCTCTACACCCATTCACATCAAACTTTATCCATTCCAAAAGGGATACCGACTGCATAACATAACCATTTCTTTATCCCAATATTACGCCTTCCAAGATGCAAGTGGCTCGCTTTAttatgatgaaaaatcGGTTGTCGAAAAATCGATAACTGATTTTGGAAATATCAACGGTTGCCACCCGGAACACGGAAATCTGCTCAATGATTCTATCAGCATTCTTTCTGTTCTTCAACTCCCTGACGACTTAAAGCAGATCACCCAAAACTGTGACATAGGTGAAAAGCTTATTCGTGTCCGACACAAGCTACAGATCCATATAATCTTGAAAAAATCTTTATGGGAAAAGATCAATACCTCCGCCcctttaaaaaatgttgctgcttctgcttcttctacTACCTCGAGTGCAGGTACTCCAGATACCACTACAACTACTACTAATGATGGTCCACATGACAGAACTACTGAAATCAAAGCATCAATCCCCGTCATCCTTTTCATCTCGCCCCATGTCCCCATTAAGGGTCGGATGATCATGCTGGACAATTCTGGCAAGTTTCATATTCGTTCAGGCGTCCTAACCGATCTATTCCACCTGCAACCAATCATCAACCCCTTACAATCTTCTGTTTTATCTTCTGATCCCTCCTCATGTATTCTCTTGCCTGCCTGTCAAGACGTTCCACCCGCCTACCATTCTCATATCCACGATCCGCTCTACACTGAGAACGTTTTGTTCTCTGCCGCTCCAGCACCGCAATCCTCTTCAATACCTTCACACCGATCTGAACACTACCCAGCACAAACGTCCGCGCCGCCGCCTTGCTCTTCCCCaccatcttcatctccaTCCCGTATCAATTTTACCCTTCCACAACCTACGTCTTCCCAAACCATGCAATGTCTTCAGTCTCTGCAAGCCTTATCCCTTGATGACATCAGCAGGGTTCCAGCCTACCACTCGCATGAAAATTCCGCACCGTTGCACTACCCTGCTCCCGAATATCGCGGGAACGTCCCTTTAGCCTCCGCATCTCCTCCCCCGAACATCCCCTCATCACCATCCCGGGCATGTGACCCGCATACTTGTGACACAGCCCATACCCGTCCAATCGGCTGA
- the MDM30 gene encoding SCF ubiquitin ligase complex subunit MDM30 (similar to Ashbya gossypii AFR582W), which translates to MDEWPAEIWMEVCRLLTPEDLFSLRLCSTKLNRIVCDCTDIWASLCRAKWLTSELIETVFENIPKNNPMSPSDDWFYYYWYRSNIDAKLEKMLQEIAQLEHGARFWDTYWGLFRYRKFMVPFLQRHTARGYCFSESFKLHCISRQLLTTLRHGIVFKCINASRDVERQSKAMSIVEETLFLPMAAMDPCFDRLLPFRTAFFDRVHFLVKKDYRHIDKFNKFPDTIKVDKLVTYIWKVLEERAVYLPNLHRCHLEDIMLLRVYSGESRGHPLILMSIIQSIVARYGVETQLCEQVLIVNDKKLRGGQSFLMIPLRNNGKPRIFTRRRLLETLGRTIPNIETSGSAAVTKFLTPLTKRSGVEKFFKDWSIYCDKSIWRAIPDHSPKGILNHLPHSCTPMDESIFEYFIIYWKTVTSNVAPNAIFHSVLLKQFETILVKKYPGDAIHFIDRRDSLMNTISEMSFRESISEHVSMQHMHSVPEIGYIVRQKNTGPLSVVIGGKKTDFHTYLVTIDIVGKYTVVHREDVEVCKEVAWELILRLMSMSDLGIYFEKWDKDSNCLALNKQLLEIITTA; encoded by the coding sequence ATGGATGAGTGGCCTGCTGAGATTTGGATGGAGGTGTGCAGGCTGTTGACACCGGAGGATTTATTCAGTCTTCGGTTATGCTCCACTAAACTGAATCGCATCGTTTGTGACTGTACAGATATATGGGCTAGCTTATGCCGTGCCAAGTGGCTTACTTCAGAGTTGATAGAGACAGTGTTCGAAAATATCCCCAAAAACAACCCTATGAGTCCTAGTGATGATtggttttattattattggtaTAGAAGTAACATCGATGCTAAGTTAGAAAAAATGTTGCAGGAAATTGCACAGTTAGAGCATGGAGCGCGGTTTTGGGATACGTATTGGGGGTTATTTCGCTATAGGAAGTTCATGGTACCTTTTTTGCAGAGGCATACAGCTAGAGGGTACTGTTTCTCTGAGAGCTTCAAGTTGCATTGTATAAGCCGGCAGTTGCTTACTACGTTGCGACACGGGATCGTGTTCAAGTGCATTAATGCCTCACGGGATGTAGAAAGGCAGAGTAAGGCGATGTCAATTGTAGAGGAGACGTTGTTTTTACCTATGGCAGCTATGGATCCTTGTTTCGATAGGTTATTGCCGTTTAGGACTGCCTTCTTTGACCGTGTGCATTTTTTGGTTAAAAAGGACTACCGTCACATAGATAAGTTTAACAAGTTCCCAGATACGATAAAAGTGGATAAATTGGTGacatatatttggaaggTGCTTGAAGAACGTGCAGTATACCTGCCCAATCTACACCGTTGTCACTTGGAGGATATCATGCTTTTGCGGGTTTACTCTGGAGAATCTAGGGGTCATCCTCTTATACTCATGTCTATTATCCAATCCATTGTTGCTAGGTATGGCGTGGAAACGCAGCTTTGTGAACAGGTATTAATTGTTAATGATAAGAAATTACGAGGAGGGCAGtcatttttgatgattcCTCTGAGGAACAACGGCAAACCCCGCATCTTTACCAGGCGACGTTTGCTTGAAACCTTGGGAAGAACAATACCTAATATAGAGACTTCTGGAAGTGCTGCCGTAACCAAGTTCCTTACTCCATTAACAAAACGTAGTGgagttgaaaagtttttcaaGGATTGGTCGATATACTGCGATAAGTCAATCTGGCGAGCAATTCCAGATCATTCTCCTAAGGGTATTTTGAACCATTTACCCCATTCTTGTACTCCAATGGACGAATCaatctttgaatattttattatatattggAAAACTGTGACGTCTAACGTAGCTCCCAATGCTATTTTCCATTCGGTGCTCCTTAAACAGTTCGAAACAATATTGGTAAAAAAATACCCTGGGGATGCCATACACTTCATTGACCGTAGGGACTCATTAATGAATACTATCTCAGAGATGTCCTTTCGGGAATCGATCTCGGAGCATGTTAGCATGCAACACATGCATAGCGTTCCAGAAATCGGTTACATTGTCCGCCAAAAGAACACTGGCCCATTAAGTGTCGTTATTGGCGGTAAGAAAACAGATTTCCACACTTATTTGGTTACGATCGATATCGTCGGTAAGTATACTGTGGTGCATCGGGAAGATGTAGAGGTATGCAAAGAAGTCGCCTGGGAACTTATTTTAAGGCTAATGAGTATGAGTGATTTGGGTAtctattttgaaaaatgggaCAAGGACTCAAACTGTTTAGCACTGAATAAACAATTACTGGAGATAATAACTACTGCATGA